A segment of the Bacillus licheniformis DSM 13 = ATCC 14580 genome:
TGTTGAAAAAGATTTTTCAGATTTGCAGTTTGTACAGAAGACGCCATACGATAAAGCCGATGAGATCATTGAAGAATGGATCAGACAAATGTCTACATTTTTCGACAAAAAATAAGAAAGATCTTCCTAATTTACACTTGAAAGGATACAATAAAGATAGATTTGAATTGCTGTTTTTCGAAAGGGAGTTGAACATGGCATGGTGTACAGGCTTGTCGCGATTTTTTTCATTCTCCTGGCGCTAAGCGGCTGCGGACAATCGCCGCTGAAAGGGAAAATTGAAAAAGTCGGTTTGCTTGTCCCTGATACGATAAATGACCAAGTATGGGGAACCAAAGGATATAAAGGATTATTAAGAATACAATCCGTCTACAATGTCGACGTCTATTATAAAGAGGGAATCGATAATGACGCTGCCATTAAAATGGCTGTAGAAGATTTTCACAAAAAAGGCGTCAACCTCATCTACGGGCACGGAAGCGAATATGAAAAAGCCTTTAATGAGATATGCAAAGATTATCCTGATATTCATTTTGTTTTAATGAACTCGAAAGCCGACCACCAAAATGTGACAAGCATATCGCTTGAAGGAGAAGCGATGGGGTTCTTCGGCGGAATGACGGCGGCCCATCAGTCAAAAACAAAGAAAATCGGCGTGCTCGCAACGTATAAATGGCAGCCTGAAGTAGAAGGATTTTCCGAAGGGGCTAAATACCTCGATCCGGACATTGAGGTGATGACAGAATATGTCGGCCAGTGGGACGACAGCGAAAATGCCGTCAAACTGTATGAAAAAATGAAGAAGGCAGGCGCGGATGTTGTGTATCCGGCCGGAGACGGGTATAATGTCCCTGTCATTGAACAAATCAAAAAGGACGGGCTGTACGCTATCGGCTATGTAAGCGACCAGTCGGAATTGGGTGAGAATGTCGTTTTGACAAGCACTATACAGCATGTAGATGACGCTTATGAACTCACCGCCGACGAGTTTAATAAAGGAACGCTTAAAGGCGGCAAGCGCTCATTTGACATTCAAGACGGCGTCATCGAAATGGGAGAATTCAGCCCTGTTGTCGATCAGTCATTTCAAGAAAAGATGAATCGGCTGATTGACGAATACAAAAAAACAAACAAACTGCCAAACGAACATTGAGGTGATCAAGATGCACGAAAAATCAATGGAATTTTTGCAAATTGCCATGAAGTACGTTCCGGAAGCGAAAGCAGAGATGGAGAAAGCGGGAATCGAACTTTCCCCGGAAATGCTTGAGCCATTCATGAACTTGTTTACGAAAGTGATGGCCGAGGCTTACGAGCTCGGTAAAGCGGAAGCCGGTTCAGACGCCTGACTTAAACGCCCGCAAACGCTTAAAAAGCCACTTTTCAGAAGAAGTGGCTTTTTTATATGGAAATCTTATTTTTCAAAGCGCTGACCATTGAGCCGATTTCTTTAAACACAGGCTTCAGCTCATCGAGCGAATCCATAATTTCTCCAACCTGATTCAACACGTGCATATAATCGGCTTCTTGGGATACTTCAGCGTCTTCGGCGGTTTCCGCTTCCGCATCCGTCTCCGTCTCTTCATGCCTGGCGGGTGCATTTGAGCCAAACATCATTTTTGTGAAAAAATCGTCGTTCGCCACTCTTCATTCCCTCCTTTTTCATATATATCACTACTATATGAAGGTTTTGGTCTGCTAGAT
Coding sequences within it:
- a CDS encoding BMP family ABC transporter substrate-binding protein translates to MVYRLVAIFFILLALSGCGQSPLKGKIEKVGLLVPDTINDQVWGTKGYKGLLRIQSVYNVDVYYKEGIDNDAAIKMAVEDFHKKGVNLIYGHGSEYEKAFNEICKDYPDIHFVLMNSKADHQNVTSISLEGEAMGFFGGMTAAHQSKTKKIGVLATYKWQPEVEGFSEGAKYLDPDIEVMTEYVGQWDDSENAVKLYEKMKKAGADVVYPAGDGYNVPVIEQIKKDGLYAIGYVSDQSELGENVVLTSTIQHVDDAYELTADEFNKGTLKGGKRSFDIQDGVIEMGEFSPVVDQSFQEKMNRLIDEYKKTNKLPNEH
- a CDS encoding ComZ family protein; this encodes MHEKSMEFLQIAMKYVPEAKAEMEKAGIELSPEMLEPFMNLFTKVMAEAYELGKAEAGSDA